TATTTTTGTTTACCTTCACCTAATCCTTTGCCCAATAGTCCACCTGAACCAATAGCAATTACTGACTGGATTTGTTGATATGTCGGGCCTTGTTTAAATTTTTCATAACGAATTTTTGCATGGGGAATAAAAGTAACTGATATCCACAAAACAATTATGCCGAAAAATATCGTTAATAAAATATATTTTGGCTTTACGCCGCTAATTAAGAAAATCAGTAATGCCGAAAAAATTACAATTACGCTCGTGCCAATTGCCGGTTGCAACAGAAGTAACAGAACCATTAAACCAACAACTGTAAATGGGAAAAAATTAGATTTTAGGTAATTTCGTATTAAACCGACAATTTTATCGTTTAAAGAGTGCTCAGTTTTTCTTATCGTGGAAATATCATTTGCTGATAAACAATTGTAAGAAAACATTTTTCTCTTTTTTTCTTCCTCTTCAGATTGACGATTAGCAAAATAACCTGCTAACCAAAAGACTAAGATATACTTTGCAACCTCGCCAGGTTGAAATTGAACCGAAAGCCATTTTGCTTTTGTCCAGCGCTTTGCCCCAGAAACTTTTTTCCCTGTAACCAAAGTAAAAATTAAAACCAAAATTGCCAGCATTAATAATA
This genomic interval from candidate division WOR-3 bacterium contains the following:
- a CDS encoding FtsW/RodA/SpoVE family cell cycle protein, which encodes LVMVYSVTIQFGFSYLKAQLIRILVGFIALLVASFIPYHYYKKKIKDILLMLAILVLIFTLVTGKKVSGAKRWTKAKWLSVQFQPGEVAKYILVFWLAGYFANRQSEEEEKKRKMFSYNCLSANDISTIRKTEHSLNDKIVGLIRNYLKSNFFPFTVVGLMVLLLLLQPAIGTSVIVIFSALLIFLISGVKPKYILLTIFFGIIVLWISVTFIPHAKIRYEKFKQGPTYQQIQSVIAIGSGGLLGKGLGEGKQKYYFLPKLHTDFMFSAIGEEFGFVGSILILGLFFVLLNRGLKIAVEINDTFGGLLVAGIMIMIFHYVIVHLGVVLALLPVTGQPFPFISYGGSALISNLYAIGVVLNVSKFCRQSIDENINFKSMRAGWRNRRIGINRSNKRWRL